ATGTACTGACGAATGCAGGAGAACCACTTAATGAGATTGAGGCAGAGGAGATGATGAAGGAGGCAGATAAAGACAGAGATGGAACCATTGATTATGAAGGTATATTcacattttgtaaagtgtaaTAAAACCACTTTATTGTATAAAagctatatatgtgtgtgtatgcatgtatagagagagatagaaatgtttatattaagaaAAATCTTTAACAAAATTAATCTGTTATGTTTTAACAAATGCATTGATTTAATATTATTGAAGaacaaaatgttgaataaaTATTGCAGAATCCAttataatttgtaattttttgtgcAAACTACCCTTGTATGTTAAAACGTTTTGTTAGATGTAAATAATTAAGATGAGAAGATGATAATTATCTTACtatcattgttattattttatctctttCAGAATTTGTGGCAATGATGACTGGAAACTTGTTTAAAATGAGCTGAAGACTCAGTGAAATAAACAACTCTCACTTTCAACCTTGTGGATACTCTGCTGTAGTTGTGTACTCACTGTATGTTTCTGTATGTAATGACACATGATTATAAACTAATTTTGTTCGTGTTTAGTGTGCATATCACACGCCTCAGTGTTTTGAGAAAAACTGTAGGATAATTCacataaaactaaactaaaaatatattttaaactaattagtaattattttgctgtttgGGTGTTTCTGATTGAATTCAGGTCACTGGGGGTTATAGAAGAGAAATCACAGGGTTAATTTCCTCAGATCTGCCACCCGGATGCAGTTATTCACATAGGTCTGACAGCATCTGGTTTGCAGAACCATTAAATCCCATTCTCATCCCTGCAAAGCCAAACAGACAGCATTGGGAGCCAATCAAATCGATCATCTTGAAGCCATTAGACCAATTGCAGGGTGAAGGGGGAGGGAGCTTGCCGCACTGATCTCTGTTTGCAGCATCCATAGAGCAGTTCTGCTGTGTGATATACAAGAAACGGCAAGACAGAGGAAGTAGGTCCAATTGGAGAACAAAACAGGAATCTCCTAGAAGCTGCCAGGGAAGGGTTACTTTGGTGTGTGCAGTCCATAATCTGGGAAAATGGCTGTTTTATCAACATAAACAGCCTGTGCAGTACCTGCATTGCTAAAGGGGGAAGCGGCAGAGGAGGAGGGGCAGATACTGGAGGAAATGTTGCCTCTTCCAATCAAAGATTCCCTCTCTAGGTAGCCCCAATCTGCTACAGCGCACCTCTGAACCCATAAGTGTTATATGTTAAGGTATGTATGTAACACTAATCTGAGAAGACACATGCAACAAGACGTGGTCATGTTCCCAGGATTAGTAGCTCAGCTGTTAGGACGGGACAGCTGAGATACAATGCATcttgattaaaaataacaccTTATATATTAATAACACATAGCAGTAAGACTGACTTATGCAAAGATAGCTACAGGAAATGTTGTGTGCTCTGTCTCTCCGTCTGTTGCAGTGCAGGGATTTGTAACTGGACAACGGCAATGACTAAATCCAGCCTTTGCTTCTCATTGGTAGTTTGCTTTGGCTGCACATGTTCCTCATTAAGAGCACAAGGAGACAGGATGCACTAAGGAGAGAGGAATGGATGACATGTCCATtttcactgctttaaaaaaagtctattCTGGATTTCGTGgttattttaaaagcatatttgtgttttaaaactcATCATATACTGTAGGTAAATCTTTAGGATTCATTGCTCCTCATGCTAACAGGATGTGTACAATAGTATGTGTGTGGTTGGGAGGTACATGCACCGAGTAGGATGCAGTGGATATTTATGGAACCTCTGtgtgtggaagtgtgtgtgccatgtgtgtgggtgtaaatTTTCTTTTGACGTTTAAACATCACTGCCAACACATTTCCTCActgtgtattttacagtttgagTGGTTAGTATTCCTCTGTATTCTATCAGGTTTCTTATACCACTTTCCTCCTGTGCCTTGCTAACCACATCCTGCCCAAAACACCTACCACAACCCTGCTAGCGCCAGGGTTTGGATGAAATTAAGAATGGGGTGTGACAAACTgaaatgttagatttttttttttttggcaaagagTTAAACTAATCATCAAAACTTTGAAACAAAATAGAAATTACATTATAGCATTATTTTCTGCAGTTAAAGAGTAATCTTACAGCAGTGAAACTTCATTTCAtgcatccaattaaagttaaaaaatgagCTAAATAGCTTTTTCATAatcacatatttattatttttgtgctaATTCTAGGTTTTAATCCCCAGATTATATGACCACTCCATCATCATCAGATTCCATACCAGAGTGTGGACACCTGTGTCAACGATGAGACGCACTAGAGACTGAGCGAGAAAACAACTAAACTGATTCAAACATTGTTCAGTTGAACCAGTTACCCCTGACCATGGCTGTAACTGCAGCTCAAACATTTACAAGTTTTATCTCCACAACTGCCACAACCACAACAATCCCCTTCCTCTCAACGAGCAGCAGAGACAATATCACCTCAAGAACCACATTAATGACTGTTACTATAACAACAAATGAGACTAGCTTCAACTCCACCACATTTCCAGAAGCGGTGATTGAAGGCTCGGGAATGGGAATGGTGCTCATACCCTTTGGTATCATCACTGTCATTGGCTTAGCCGTGGCAATAGTAAGGAAAcgtttaaatattttctctacACTACCCTTTTTTGTGATTCagcaaaaagttattttctctcAGTATTATGTTTAAATTCTTCTGAATTTGTCTTAACACAGAAtttaattttacacaccacATCATTTAGGTTGGACAGGTTACTTAATAACATAAATGCTTGTCTTTCTCTAAACTAGATGCTGTATATTCGAAAACGGAAGCGGTAAGTTATGAAGattttatttgctcattcaacATCTAGGCAAGGCTGGATTAACATTGTTTGCAAATTTGATTatttgtgaaaaagaaatgaccACTACTAAAATACTGAATAACGTCAACTACATTTGTGGCTGGGTCTTGTAGATAAGTCGGTGCCAAATTCTagtttaaaaatctttattgtTTTAGCTTTAGTGTGTCAACATGGtatctaaaaaacaaatgcacgtGAATTATCATTGATATACAAACACATTGTTGACGGGTAGTCCATTATATTGGTAGGAGTTATTTAGCCACTGCAACTGGgggtattttctttttccttagcTGGCAAGTGGTCCTTATTTCTAATGGCTTGCCACACAGGTTGGAGAAGCTGAGGCACCAGCTCATGCCCATGTACAACTTTGACCCGGCTGAAGAACAAGATGACCTGCTGGAACAGGAACTACTGGATCATGGCCGGGAAGGCAACGTCACAGGGCCCAATGCCAAGGTAATCGGGAAAGTGTTTGGTGgaacttcagttttttttctatcctCATACCAAAGTATAAATTTGTGTATAAAATTGTATCTAAAAAAgtgcatgttgtgtgtttttgcaaaatTAAGTTTGCTATAAATTTGACACATTACTCAATTTTTCTCAAACagtattaaaatatatacatgttATATTGTGGGAAACTGATTAAGTAAACAGTACTGTCAACATTTCTCTTAGTCCTTATAAGTTCTTTTTGTACCCTTCAAAATTGATCTTTTATCCTATTTTCCTTAAAGTTTTGACAAGGGCATTACAGTAAAAGGCAAGCATGGTAAAGTATCACCTTTGTCTTTTGACCCATCTGTATAAACCTTTTTCCCcacagttttcattattttagtatCTCAAACAAAATCTTAGAACAAATAACCACActttttacattcattcatcTTTGTCAAAGTAAAGGTTTGCAGAGGACACATACCAGCACACTGAAAGGCTTTACCTTTGAAACTGCAACATCCGTCGTAACTTTTCCATCCTTTCCTTTGTGCTCCTGTGGTGTAATACTCTCATGTCCAATATTCCCATAGGCCAGATGTATAAACAGTACcctattttgtgttatttttcacAAATCTAATACTATACCATCACATCTAGGAGACTCTCAGAAGCAAAGAACAATGTGAAGTAATCCTTCCTTCCTCAcaccaaaaacacaagaaacactCAATCACTTCTGCCCCACTTCGCGTGTTGATGACTTAACCAAATCCCTTAAAACTGAACAAACTCTGATTAAAaactctgtttttaaaaacacatcatgaaCACTATAacagttgatttttttcaatgtaGCCAAAACCCATCATCCTTGGTATATTAAAGTGTATTTATAATTTGTATCTAAGGGCCATGACACACCGACCTGATGTCAGGCCACTGGTGATTGTCGGCTGCCCTAGATTTTGCGGTGTGTCTTTGTTCTAAAATCGGAGATAATCAAACCAAGTCTTTTTAGATAAAAAAGATTGCACCCAAAAAATTTATCAaagcattttattaatattaacataatgTTTACTAATGTTAAATGATGTATTCttgtttaatatattatttcaaCATGTTCAACACAAATTGTGTGTACTTAATTTGATCAGATGcacaatactgtatgtgcaaattcatattttttgacTCTACTAAAAAGGCTGCAAATATAAAGGGTATCCACTTAATGTTTCAAAATTGGAAGATGCAAACCTTACAGTATATTTGATTCTATAACCATTGTGCTTGTAAtgcaagattttaaaaagtttgaagatttattaatattacttattatatattgtagagGGGGGGCTCTGCCATTCTTTCCCCTATCAGTCTTCACCTTTAAGATTTGAATTATACTTTTCTTagtgcctttttaaaatattcttatcCCCCTGAACATGCAACTTATACACCtaaatttgctgttttataTATTTGGCCTCTGGTCTTAACAATTTAACTCTCTTTAGTCAATCACCTTTTGATATCTTGAAATAT
This genomic interval from Channa argus isolate prfri chromosome 5, Channa argus male v1.0, whole genome shotgun sequence contains the following:
- the si:ch211-161c3.5 gene encoding uncharacterized protein C3orf18 isoform X2, translating into MAVTAAQTFTSFISTTATTTTIPFLSTSSRDNITSRTTLMTVTITTNETSFNSTTFPEAVIEGSGMGMVLIPFGIITVIGLAVAIMLYIRKRKRLEKLRHQLMPMYNFDPAEEQDDLLEQELLDHGREGNVTGPNAKTLTTSQGTTQRPSRLVFTDVAKALNA